One stretch of Cheilinus undulatus linkage group 5, ASM1832078v1, whole genome shotgun sequence DNA includes these proteins:
- the LOC121509562 gene encoding mucin-22-like: FVTAASSLYSTERPTSMSPDSDQTPSTSETETLSATPSSSSTTTEEDISGAQTSEVSVQETKSSTASSLFSTETPSAMPVTGDDKPVTGGTESSSVTPFSGTPVVGTVVSPTDEDVSGDQASTMFTMTSQATATSSPYSTVATTTISSVTLSSVSEESETSTSGETTTVQSSPSFSESTITPDGTSLLSTTFIESSGDGTTDFTDESLIPATTASSFSSTVSPHVTSFLETDTSDSPKPAVTAASSLYSTERPTSMSPEIKETPSTSETETLTASPRSSSTTEEEDSSGAQTSKVSAQETKSPAASSLFSTETPSAMPVTGDDKTVTGGTESSSVTPFSETPVVGTVVSSTDEDVSGDQALTMFTMTSQATATSSPYSTEATTTSSVTSSSVSQESEKSTSGETTTVQSSPSFSESTVAPDGTSLLSTTFVESSGDGTTNFTDDSHLSATTASSFSSTVSPHVTSSLATDTSGSTKTFVTAASSLYSTERPTSMSPDSDQTRSTSETETLSATPSSSSTTTEEDISGAQTSEVSVQETKSPTASSLFSTETPSAMPVTGDDRTVIGETESPSVTPFSGTPVFGTVMSPTDEDVSGDQASTMFTMTSQATAPSSPYSTEATTTSSVTSSSVSEESEKSTSGETTRVQSSPSFSESTITPDGTSLLSTTFIESSGDGTTDFTDESLIPATTASSFSSTVSPHLYNNRGGHLRSADK, translated from the exons TTTGTCACAGCTGCTTCATCTCTGTACAGTACTGAGAGACCAACTTCTATGTCACCTGATAGTGACCAGACTCCATCCACAAGTGAGACTGAGACGTTATCAGCTACTCCAAGCTCTAGCTCTACAACAACAGAGGAGGACATCTCAGGAGCGCAGACAAGTGAGGTCTCAGTCCAAGAAACCAAATCTTCCACAGCCTCCTCATTATTCAGCACAGAGACACCATCAGCAATGCCAGTCACAGGTGACGACAAGCCTGTGACAGGTGGAACAGAGAGTTCTTCAGTAACACCTTTTTCAGGGACACCAGTGGTTGGCACTGTAGTGAGTCCAACAGATGAGGATGTTTCAGGTGACCAAGCTTCAACAATGTTCACCATGACCTCCCAGGCCACAGCTACATCTTCACCATATAGCACAGtggcaacaacaacaatatCTTCTGTAACATTGTCTTCAGTTTCAGAGGAAAGTGAGACGAGTACAAGTGGTGAAACCACAACAGTGCAGTCCAGTCCTTCCTTCAGTGAATCAACAATAACACCTGACGGAACATCCCTGCTTTCAACCACCTTTATTGAGAGTTCAGGGGACGGCACAACCGATTTCACTGATGAGTCCCTTATTCCAGCAACCACTGCCTCCTCATTTTCCAGCACTGTGTCTCCACATGTTACATCATTCCTTGAAACTGACACAAGTGATTCTCCAAAACCAGCTGTCACAGCTGCTTCATCTCTGTACAGTACTGAGAGACCAACTTCAATGTCACCTGAAATTAAAGAGACTCCATCCACAAGTGAGACTGAGACGTTAACAGCTTCACCAAGGTCTAGCTCTACAACAGAAGAGGAGGACAGCTCAGGAGCACAGACAAGTAAGGTCTCAGCCCAAGAAACCAAATCTCCTGCAGCATCCTCATTATTCAGCACAGAGACACCATCAGCAATGCCAGTCACAGGTGATGACAAGACTGTGACAGGTGGAACAGAGAGTTCTTCAGTAACACCTTTTTCAGAGACACCAGTGGTTGGCACTGTAGTGAGTTCGACAGATGAGGATGTTTCAGGTGACCAAGCTTTAACAATGTTCACCATGACCTCCCAGGCCACAGCTACATCTTCACCATATagcacagaggcaacaacaacATCTTCTGTAACATCATCTTCAGTTTCACAGGAAAGTGAGAAGAGTACAAGTGGTGAAACCACAACAGTGCAGTCCAGTCCTTCCTTCAGTGAATCAACGGTAGCACCTGACGGAACATCACTGCTCTCAACCACGTTTGTTGAGAGCTCAGGGGATGGCACAACCAATTTCACTGATGACTCCCATCTTTCAGCAACCACTGCCTCCTCATTTTCCAGCACTGTGTCTCCACATGTTACATCATCACTTGCAACTGACACAAGTGGTTCAACCAAAACATTTGTCACAGCTGCTTCATCTCTGTACAGTACTGAGAGACCGACTTCTATGTCACCTGATAGTGACCAGACTCGTTCCACAAGTGAGACTGAGACGTTATCAGCTACTCCAAGCTCTAGCTCTACAACAACAGAGGAGGACATCTCAGGAGCACAGACAAGTGAGGTCTCAGTCCAAGAAACCAAATCTCCCACAGCCTCCTCATTGTTCAGCACAGAGACACCATCAGCAATGCCAGTCACAGGTGATGACAGGACTGTGATAGGTGAAACAGAGAGTCCCTCGGTAACACCTTTTTCAGGGACACCAGTGTTTGGCACTGTAATGAGTCCAACAGATGAGGATGTTTCAGGTGACCAAGCTTCAACAATGTTCACCATGACCTCCCAGGCCACAGCTCCATCTTCACCATATagcacagaggcaacaacaacATCTTCTGTAACATCATCTTCAGTTTCAGAGGAAAGTGAGAAGAGTACAAGTGGTGAAACCACAAGAGTGCAGTCCAGTCCTTCCTTCAGTGAATCAACAATAACACCTGACGGAACATCCCTGCTTTCAACCACCTTTATTGAGAGTTCAGGGGACGGCACAACCGATTTCACTGATGAGTCCCTTATTCCAGCAACCACTGCCTCCTCATTTTCCAGCACTGTGTCTCCACAT CTCTACAACAACAGAGGAGGACATCTCAGGAGCGCAGACAAGTGA
- the LOC121509564 gene encoding mucin-22-like, whose translation MPVKGDDRTVIGETESPLVTPFSGTPVFGTVMSPTDEDVSGDQASTMFTMTSQATAPSSPYSTEATTTSSVTSSSVSEESEKSTSGETTRVQSSPSFSESTITPDGTSLLSTTFIESSGDGTTDFTDESLIPATTASSFSSTVSPHVTSSLATDTSGSTKTFVTAASSLYSTERPTSMSPDSDQTRSTSETETLSATPSSSSTTTEEDISGAQTSEVSVQETKSSTASSLFSTETPSAMPVTGDDKPVTGGTESSSVTPFSGTPVVGTVVSPTDEDVSGDQASTMFTMTSQATATSSPYSTVATTTISSVTLSSVSEESETSTSGETTTVQSSPSFSESTITPDGTSLLSTTFIESSGDGTTDFTDESLIPATTASSFSSTVSPHVTSFLETDTSDSPKPAVTAASSLYSTERPTSMSPEIKETPSTSETETLSASPRSRSTTEEEDSSGAQTSKVSAQETKSPAASSLFSTETPSAMPVTGDDKPVTGGTESSSVTPFQRHQWLAL comes from the coding sequence ATGCCAGTCAAAGGTGATGACAGGACTGTGATAGGTGAAACAGAGAGTCCCTTGGTAACACCTTTTTCAGGGACACCAGTGTTTGGCACTGTAATGAGTCCAACAGATGAGGATGTTTCAGGTGACCAAGCTTCAACAATGTTCACAATGACCTCCCAGGCCACAGCTCCATCTTCACCATATagcacagaggcaacaacaacATCTTCTGTAACATCATCTTCAGTTTCAGAGGAAAGTGAGAAGAGTACAAGTGGTGAAACCACAAGAGTGCAGTCCAGTCCTTCCTTCAGTGAATCAACAATAACACCTGACGGAACATCCCTGCTTTCAACCACCTTTATTGAGAGTTCAGGGGACGGCACAACCGATTTCACTGATGAGTCCCTTATTCCAGCAACCACTGCCTCCTCATTTTCCAGCACTGTGTCTCCACATGTTACATCATCACTTGCAACTGACACAAGTGGTTCAACCAAAACATTTGTCACAGCTGCTTCATCTCTGTACAGTACTGAGAGACCGACTTCTATGTCACCTGATAGTGACCAGACTCGTTCCACAAGTGAGACTGAGACGTTATCAGCTACTCCAAGCTCTAGCTCTACAACAACAGAGGAGGACATCTCAGGAGCGCAGACAAGTGAGGTCTCAGTCCAAGAAACCAAATCTTCCACAGCCTCCTCATTATTCAGCACAGAGACACCATCAGCAATGCCAGTCACAGGTGACGACAAGCCTGTGACAGGTGGAACAGAGAGTTCTTCAGTAACACCTTTTTCAGGGACACCAGTGGTTGGCACTGTAGTGAGTCCAACAGATGAGGATGTTTCAGGTGACCAAGCTTCAACAATGTTCACCATGACCTCCCAGGCCACAGCTACATCTTCACCATATAGCACAGtggcaacaacaacaatatCTTCTGTAACATTGTCTTCAGTTTCAGAGGAAAGTGAGACGAGTACAAGTGGTGAAACCACAACAGTGCAGTCCAGTCCTTCCTTCAGTGAATCAACAATAACACCTGACGGAACATCCCTGCTTTCAACCACCTTTATTGAGAGTTCAGGGGACGGCACAACCGATTTCACTGATGAGTCCCTTATTCCAGCAACCACTGCCTCCTCATTTTCCAGCACTGTGTCTCCACATGTTACATCATTCCTTGAAACTGACACAAGTGATTCTCCAAAACCAGCTGTCACAGCTGCTTCATCTCTGTACAGTACTGAGAGACCAACTTCAATGTCACCTGAAATTAAAGAGACTCCATCCACAAGTGAGACTGAGACGTTATCAGCTTCACCACGGTCTAGATCTACAACAGAAGAGGAGGACAGCTCAGGAGCACAGACAAGTAAGGTCTCAGCCCAAGAAACCAAATCTCCTGCAGCATCCTCATTATTCAGCACAGAGACACCATCAGCCATGCCAGTCACAGGTGACGACAAGCCTGTGACAGGTGGAACAGAGAGTTCTTCAGTAACACCTTTTCAGAGACACCAGTGGTTGGCACTGTAG
- the LOC121509565 gene encoding flocculation protein FLO11-like, producing MLSASPMSSSTTTVEDISGAQTSEVSAQETESPTAPSLFSTETPSAMPVTGDDRTVTGGTEHPSVTPFSGTPVVGTVVSPTDEDVSGDQASTMFTMTSQATATSLPYSTEATTTSSVTSSSVSEESEKSTSGETTRVHSSPSFSESTITPDGTALLSTIFIESSGDGTTDFTDDSHLSASTASSFSSTGSLSVTSSLATDTRGSPKTAVTAASSLYSTERPTSMSPDTDQTPSTSETETLSASPRSSSTTVKEDSSGAQTSEVSAQETESPTAPSLFSTETPSAMPVTGDDRTVTGGTEHPSVTPFSGTPVVGTVVSPTDEDVSGDQASTMFTMTSQATAPSSPYSTEATTTISSVPLTSVSEESERSTSGETTTVQSSPSFSESTITPDGTPLLSTTFIESSGDGTTDFTDESLIPATTASSFSSTVSPHVTSSLATDTSGSTKTFVTAASSLYSTERPTSMSPDSDQTRSTSETETLSATPSSSSTTTEEDISGAQTSEVSVQETKSPTASSLFSTETPSAMPVKGDDRTVIGETESPLVTPFSGTPVFGTVMSPTDEDVSGDQASTMFTMTSQATAPSSPYSTEATTTSSVTSSSVSEESEKSTSGETTRVQSSPSFSESTITPDGTPLLSTTFIESSGDGTTDFTDESLIPATTASSFSSTVSPHVTSSLATDTSGSPQNSCHSCFISVQY from the coding sequence ATGTTATCAGCTTCACCAATGTCTAGCTCTACAACAACAGTGGAGGACATCTCAGGAGCACAGACAAGTGAGGTCTCAGCCCAAGAAACAGAATCTCCCACAGCCCCCTCATTGTTCAGCACAGAGACACCATCAGCAATGCCAGTCACAGGTGACGACAGGACTGTGACAGGTGGAACAGAGCATCCCTCAGTAACACCTTTTTCAGGGACACCAGTGGTTGGCACTGTTGTGAGTCCAACAGATGAGGATGTTTCAGGTGACCAAGCTTCAACAATGTTCACCATGACCTCCCAGGCCACAGCTACATCTTTACCATATagcacagaggcaacaacaacATCTTCTGTAACATCATCTTCAGTTTCAGAGGAAAGTGAGAAGAGTACAAGTGGTGAAACCACAAGAGTGCATTCCAGTCCTTCCTTCAGTGAATCAACAATAACACCTGATGGAACAGCCCTGCTTTCAACCATCTTTATTGAGAGTTCAGGGGATGGCACAACTGATTTCACTGATGACTCCCATCTTTCAGCATCCACTGCCTCCTCATTTTCCAGCACTGGGTCCCTATCTGTTACATCATCACTTGCAACTGACACAAGAGGTTCTCCCAAAACAGCTGTCACAGCTGCTTCATCTCTGTACAGTACTGAGAGACCGACTTCTATGTCACCTGATACCGACCAGACTCCATCCACAAGTGAGACTGAGACGTTATCAGCTTCACCAAGGTCTAGCTCTACAACAGTAAAGGAGGACAGCTCAGGAGCACAGACAAGTGAGGTCTCAGCCCAAGAAACAGAATCTCCTACAGCCCCCTCATTGTTCAGCACAGAGACACCATCAGCAATGCCAGTCACAGGTGATGACAGGACTGTGACAGGTGGAACAGAGCATCCCTCAGTAACACCTTTTTCAGGGACACCAGTGGTTGGCACTGTTGTGAGTCCAACAGATGAGGATGTTTCAGGTGACCAAGCTTCAACAATGTTCACCATGACCTCCCAGGCCACAGCTCCATCTTCACCATATagcacagaggcaacaacaacaatatCTTCTGTACCATTGACTTCAGTTTCAGAGGAAAGTGAGAGGAGTACAAGTGGTGAAACCACAACAGTGCAGTCCAGTCCTTCCTTCAGTGAATCAACAATAACACCTGACGGAACACCCCTGCTTTCAACCACCTTTATTGAGAGTTCAGGGGACGGCACAACCGATTTCACTGATGAGTCCCTTATTCCAGCAACCACTGCCTCCTCATTTTCCAGCACTGTGTCTCCACATGTTACATCATCACTTGCAACTGACACAAGTGGTTCAACCAAAACATTTGTCACAGCTGCTTCATCTCTGTACAGTACTGAGAGACCGACTTCTATGTCACCTGATAGTGACCAGACTCGTTCCACAAGTGAGACTGAGACGTTATCAGCTACTCCAAGCTCTAGCTCTACAACAACAGAGGAGGACATCTCAGGAGCACAGACAAGTGAGGTCTCAGTCCAAGAAACCAAATCTCCCACAGCCTCCTCATTATTCAGCACAGAGACACCATCAGCAATGCCAGTCAAAGGTGATGACAGGACTGTGATAGGTGAAACAGAGAGTCCCTTGGTAACACCTTTTTCAGGGACACCAGTGTTTGGCACTGTAATGAGTCCAACAGATGAGGATGTTTCAGGTGACCAAGCTTCAACAATGTTCACAATGACCTCCCAGGCCACAGCTCCATCTTCACCATATagcacagaggcaacaacaacATCTTCTGTAACATCATCTTCAGTTTCAGAGGAAAGTGAGAAGAGTACAAGTGGTGAAACCACAAGAGTGCAGTCCAGTCCTTCCTTCAGTGAATCAACAATAACACCTGACGGAACACCCCTGCTTTCAACCACCTTTATTGAGAGTTCAGGGGACGGCACAACCGATTTCACTGATGAGTCCCTTATTCCAGCAACCACTGCCTCCTCATTTTCCAGCACTGTGTCTCCACATGTTACATCATCACTTGCAACTGACACAAGTGGTTCTCCCCAAAACAGCTGTCACAGCTGCTTCATCTCTGTACAGTACTGA